AGCGAGAAGCGGGAGTCGCCGCCTGAGCAAGAAGCGTGATCCGATCGCAGATCCGTAGATCTGCAGAGGGTCGCGCGACGCAGCGCAGGCGGATGCATCGCGCTTCGCAGCCGCAGCCTCCCTGTGCAGAGGTTCCCTAGCACCGGGCGGGGAAGCGGGGTATGAATTGGCTCATGACGAGTCCCCCTTCGCTTTTCGAGCCCCTGAGCTTTTCTCACGGGCCGGCCATGAAGAATCGCTTCATGCTCGCGCCAATTACGAACCAGCAGAGTCATGAGGACGGCCGTTTCAGCGAGGCGGATCTGAAATGGTTGACCATGCGCGCCCGAGGTGGATTCGGCGCCACCATGACCTGCGCCGCTCACGTGCAGACGATCGGGCAGGGCTTTCCCAATCAACTGGGAATATTTGGCGACGAGCACGTCGAGGGTCTCACACAGCTCGCCGACGGGATTCGCTCGCACGAGAGCCTCGGGATCATCCAGCTTCACCATGGCGGAATGCGCTCTTTGAAAGATCAGACCGGCGAGACTCCGGTCTGCCCGTCGGCCGAAGAAGAGACGGGAGCGCGGGCGCTTACGCTGGCCGAGGTAGAAGCGCTCAGCGAAGACTTCATCGCCGCAGCATTGCGGGCCCAACAAGCCGGCTGGGACGGGGTGGAGATCCACGGCGCCCACGGCTATCTCGTCGGTCAATTCCTGAGCGCTGAAATCAACCGGCGCGACGATCGCTACGGGGGATCCCTGGAGAATCGTTCGCGACTTCTGTTCGACATCGTCGCGGGAATTCGAGAGCGCTGTTCG
The sequence above is a segment of the bacterium genome. Coding sequences within it:
- a CDS encoding NADH:flavin oxidoreductase, whose translation is MTSPPSLFEPLSFSHGPAMKNRFMLAPITNQQSHEDGRFSEADLKWLTMRARGGFGATMTCAAHVQTIGQGFPNQLGIFGDEHVEGLTQLADGIRSHESLGIIQLHHGGMRSLKDQTGETPVCPSAEEETGARALTLAEVEALSEDFIAAALRAQQAGWDGVEIHGAHGYLVGQFLSAEINRRDDRYGGSLENRSRLLFDIVAGIRERCSSDFIVGVRLSAERFGIELMEARDVAQRLMREAEIDFLDMSLWDVFKEPAEEAHQGRSLLSYFTELERGDVRLGAAGKIYSAANARNCLEAGVDFVLPGRAAILHHDFPLRVRDDSAFQSVRVPVSADHLRAEGLSETFIGYMSTWRGFVEPPSS